The stretch of DNA GATCTGGGAATCGAGGAGTTTGCGGTGGCGGTGCGATTTGCGTTCGGGCGGAGCGATCGCGCTGGAATTCCACGATATTTCCTGAGCCTTACTTCCATCGGAGCGATTCTCGCATATTGCGCCGCTTGGCTGTACGAAGGAACGCGACGGGACAAAGTTGTGCTCGGCATGGCAGTATTATCCCCCCTGTCAATGTACGTACTGATGTTCGGTAGGACGCCGATCTACATGCTATTGACTGGGGTTACGACAATCATGGTCTTCCGGGGGACAGTTCGCCTGCGGAGGGTTTTCCTGCTCGCTGCTATGGGGATATCCCTCGTTGTCCTGTTAGGCACCATGCTGGGAAAAGGGCCGGATTTCGAATCTGGGAAATCCCCTCTCTATGCGGTCGTGGAGAACCTCGCGATCTACTTCGTGGGCGGGCCCGTCGGGTTTGGCTATGTGATGGAGAACCCCGCGTCCGTTGGGGAGTCGGGGCTGTCCTTAAGATTCTTCACACAGGCTGTTGAGTCACTCGGTGCCGACATCCTACTTCCGAACCATGTGTTGGGGTACATCAGCAACGTATTGGGGAACGTATACACGATATATTTCGCCTACTGGCTGGATTGGGGATGGTGGGGCGTAAGTGTAATGGCATTTCTCGCAGGGTTCTTTTGCACTTCTATATACATAATGGCCATGAGGGGCTATCCTACCGCCGGCGTGGGGATGGGCATGGTAACCGCGGCAATCCTTAACTCCGCTACCGGCGATTGGATATTCCTGACTTCCATACCATGGATACTGTTGGTTCTATTGGTATACTTTCTGTGGAACTTACCGATACCTTCGCGATCAAGAGGATCGCATATCTATTTCAAGACCTCCGAAACAATTCCATGAGATCCCGCGAACCTTCTGTTGACATCGTAATCGTGAACTGGAACGCAGGGGATTTTTTAAGACGTTGCTTGGAATCGATTCCTCCCGCACGGGTGGATGGGTTGGAATTGAAGCGTGTTGTAGTGGTAGATAACGCGTCCTCCGACGGTTCTTTGAATACACTGGCCGGTCCGTCCCTCCCCTTAACAATCATTCGAAATATGGAGAATAGGGGATTTTCCACCGCCTGCAATCAAGGGGCATCGGGCTCTGAGGCTGATTATCTTCTCTTTCTAAACCCCGATACCTGCCTTTACCGTGATTCGCTCTTTCGCCCGATACGGTTCATGGAAGACCCCGCCAACGCGGGTGTGGGGATTTGCGGTATCAAGTTGTTGGACGAGGGGGGGGAAATATCCACCGCCTGCGCCCGG from bacterium encodes:
- a CDS encoding oligosaccharide repeat unit polymerase codes for the protein MVPLVSFILLTQAILLHRVTRSWLFPPAIYALYWAGVLSFSMVFKFGDYSLSLNALMVFLIGSVMFSIGGYSAILFFSKGIMIKTTLPSRKKFIQNCIGVYSIGLLALVPFFFRVLQQVNVDLGIEEFAVAVRFAFGRSDRAGIPRYFLSLTSIGAILAYCAAWLYEGTRRDKVVLGMAVLSPLSMYVLMFGRTPIYMLLTGVTTIMVFRGTVRLRRVFLLAAMGISLVVLLGTMLGKGPDFESGKSPLYAVVENLAIYFVGGPVGFGYVMENPASVGESGLSLRFFTQAVESLGADILLPNHVLGYISNVLGNVYTIYFAYWLDWGWWGVSVMAFLAGFFCTSIYIMAMRGYPTAGVGMGMVTAAILNSATGDWIFLTSIPWILLVLLVYFLWNLPIPSRSRGSHIYFKTSETIP